The segment GCTCGTGGAGTTGAGGCTCACGAGGTACGGCTTGCTGCTCTCGATGCCCTGCAGCCGGTTCATCCAGTACGTGACCGCCGTGCTGTCGCCGCGTCCGCTGCACGTGTCCATCCGGTAGTTCCACGCGGCGCGGGCGTCGGCGGCGCGCGGGAGGACGCTCGGGTCCTGGTGCAGGACGGTCTCGTTGTGGGAGTACGTGAACGCCCCGAGCACGCGACGCTCCTCGTCGGTGGGGTCGGTCAGCAGGGCCAGTGCGTCGTCGGCGTGCGTGGCGATGACGACCGAGTCGACCTGGTGCTCGGTGCCGGACGCGTCGAGCACGACGACGCCGTCGGGCTTGCGCGAGATCCCACGCACGGGGGTGGAGGCGCGGACGTCGCCGATGGCGGCCGTCACGCGCTGCACGTAGGAGCCCGACCCGCCCTGGACAGTGAACCACTGCGGCGAGCCGGAGATGGACAGGAAGCCGTGGTGGCGCAGGAAGGCGAAGAGGTAGCGCGCCGGGTACTGCAGCGCCGTCTCCTGGCCGGACGACCAGACGCACGACACGACCGGGATGGCGTAGTGGGCCACGAAGTGCTGCGAGAACCCGTGCGCGGTCAAGAAGTCGCCGTACGTCTGGGGCTCTGATGCGTCGGGCTCGGAGTCCAGCAGGGCCAGTGCCGCGCGCTGGAACCGCTTCACGCCGGCCAGCATCGCGAGGTAGGTGGGGTCGAACGCGCGCCGACGCTGGGCGAACAGCCCGGGCAGCTTGCGGCCACCCGCGTACTCCAGGCCACAGCCCTCGCACCGGATGCTCATGGACATCTCGGTGGGGTGCACGTCGACGTCGAGCTCGGCGAACAGGCGACGCAGCAACGGGTAGGTGCGGTCGTTGTGCACGATGAAGCCGCTGTCGACGTGGTGCGTGGTGCCGTCGGCCTCGAGCGCGTGGGTGTGCGCGTGGCCACCGAAGCGGTCGTCGGCCTCGAAGAGCGTCACGTCGTGGGTGCTGCGCAGCACGTAGGCGGCGGTGAGGCCGGAGACGCCGGAACCGACGACGGCGACGCGGGGGCGACGCTCGGAGGTGGGGGAGCCGGACGTCGGGGAGCTGGTCATGAAAGGGATTCGCCCTCAGTGGTCCTGCGGATGGGTGGGTGTGACGCGTCCGCCGTCGTCGGGGTCCTCCCCGGCGCGGCGGCTGGCCTCGGTGATCTCGAACAGCTCGGTGCCGAACGCCCCGACCTCGGTCGTGACGCGACGCGCGGTGTCGAACAGGATGGCGCTGATGCGCCCGCCCGTGGTGATCGCCGCCTCCACGCCCTGCTGCACGGCGTCCTTCGCGATCTCGCGCCGGCTCATCGCCATGGCCGTCTCCTCGAGGGTGGTCGTCCGGTCGAGTCCATTGTGGCGTACCGCCGGGATGCCGCACGACGACGCCCCGGGCGGTGCCGGGGCGTCGTCTCGTGGCGGACCTGGGGCTCGCTCAGGCCG is part of the Aeromicrobium sp. Leaf245 genome and harbors:
- a CDS encoding NAD(P)/FAD-dependent oxidoreductase, which gives rise to MTSSPTSGSPTSERRPRVAVVGSGVSGLTAAYVLRSTHDVTLFEADDRFGGHAHTHALEADGTTHHVDSGFIVHNDRTYPLLRRLFAELDVDVHPTEMSMSIRCEGCGLEYAGGRKLPGLFAQRRRAFDPTYLAMLAGVKRFQRAALALLDSEPDASEPQTYGDFLTAHGFSQHFVAHYAIPVVSCVWSSGQETALQYPARYLFAFLRHHGFLSISGSPQWFTVQGGSGSYVQRVTAAIGDVRASTPVRGISRKPDGVVVLDASGTEHQVDSVVIATHADDALALLTDPTDEERRVLGAFTYSHNETVLHQDPSVLPRAADARAAWNYRMDTCSGRGDSTAVTYWMNRLQGIESSKPYLVSLNSTSRIDPTSVLATMQYTHPVYTPTSVAAQQDLPSLSGGRTAFAGAYHGWGFHEDGCRSGVEAARSLGASW